Part of the bacterium genome, TGCAGCACACCTACTACCATTTCCACACATCTCTGCCTCACTTCCATCCTTGTTAAATATTCTCATCTTGAAGTCACAAATCTTGGACGGCTCAATGAGAAGAAGCCCATCTGTTTTCTCCTTTAAACATAGCTCTATCGCCAATTCTTTCGGGTTTATTTTTTGTTGGGATAAATTATTTACAATGACAAATGTATTCCCCGAGCCACTTAGTTTTTTATAATCCATACGGGATTACCTGATTCCTGATAAGATCCTTGAAAGACTCCCTTTTTCTAATCACACAGGGTTTTTTATCTATTACCATAATCTCAGGGCATTTTCTCCTTGCATTATAATTTGATGACATTGAAAAGGAATATGCACCAGCATCCATTATGCAAAGGAGGTCTGATGAAGAAACAGCAGACATTTTTCTTTCCCTTGCTAAAAAATCTCCATCTTCGCATAAAGGGCCTACAATATCAGCAATAATCTCTCCTTGTTCCCTTAATTCGCTTTGTAATATCCGATGAAAGCTGTTATATAAAGCTGGCCTTATAAGGTCGTTCATTCCAGCATCTACAACAATAAATTTCTTTGCTTTTGTCTCCTTAAGATACAAAACCTTTGTAACAAGGCAGCCAGAATTTCCTACAATGCTCCTTCCAGGCTCTATAATAAGCTTAAAATCCTTAACAATTGGGGTAATCTCCTTTGCAAATTGCGATATGCCTGGAAAATTCTCATTGTTGTAAGGAATCCCAAGACCTCCCCCTATATCGATATATTTTATTTCCCCAATCTCTTTGGCAAGGTTAACAAGCCTTTTTGCACTTTCAACAAAAGGGGAAAGCTCGGTAACCTGTGAGCCAATATGGGATGATAAACAGATAAGGTTTATATTCTTCATCTTTCTTATAAGGCTTATGGCATTTTTAAGGATTTCCCTCGTTATCCCAAATTTGCTTTTTTCAAGGCCTGTGGCAACATAGGGATGGGTTTTTGGCTCAATGCCTGGATTTATCCTTATCCCAACATTTATCTTTTCTTTTGCGAAATTATCTATAAGAAACAGCTCATCAATGGAATCAGCAATTATTAAGAATACCTTCTCCTTAATTGCCATCTTTATATCATCCTCTGTCTTTCCATTTCCATTAAAGACGATTTTTTTACCAGGAATTCCTGCATTTTTTGCCAAGAAAAGCTCTCCTAATGAGGAAACATCACAGCCAGAGCTTAATTTAGAAAGAAGCTTAAGGATTGCAATGTTTGAATTTACCTTTGCCGCATAGCAAATAAGGGGTGAAACCTCTGAAAATGCCTCTTTGTATTCTTTAAAATTTCTCTCTATCGCCTC contains:
- the lysA gene encoding diaminopimelate decarboxylase; protein product: MGFEYIKGRFCCDGVEIGEIADKVDTPFYLYSKEAIERNFKEYKEAFSEVSPLICYAAKVNSNIAILKLLSKLSSGCDVSSLGELFLAKNAGIPGKKIVFNGNGKTEDDIKMAIKEKVFLIIADSIDELFLIDNFAKEKINVGIRINPGIEPKTHPYVATGLEKSKFGITREILKNAISLIRKMKNINLICLSSHIGSQVTELSPFVESAKRLVNLAKEIGEIKYIDIGGGLGIPYNNENFPGISQFAKEITPIVKDFKLIIEPGRSIVGNSGCLVTKVLYLKETKAKKFIVVDAGMNDLIRPALYNSFHRILQSELREQGEIIADIVGPLCEDGDFLARERKMSAVSSSDLLCIMDAGAYSFSMSSNYNARRKCPEIMVIDKKPCVIRKRESFKDLIRNQVIPYGL